The following DNA comes from Candidatus Hydrogenedentota bacterium.
CATCGATCAGTTCCTTGCCATCGCGGACGGCCATGGCATCCGGCCGATGTTCGTCATCTTCGACGACTGCTGGAACGAGGACCCGAAGCCTGGCAAACAGCCCGAGCCCAGGCCCAGCGTGCACAATTCGGGCTGGCTGCAGAGTCCGGGCAAGAAAGTCGCGGGCGACCCGGAACAATGGGGACGGCTCCAGGCTTACGTGGAAGACGTGGTCGGCACTTTCGCAAAAGATGCTCGGATTCTCTGCTGGGACCTGTACAACGAGCCCGGCAATTCGGGCTACGGCGAGGCATCACTGCCTCTGTTGCAGAAGGTCTTCCTCTGGGCCCGGTCCGCAGAACCGACCCAGCCGCTGACCGCCGGATTGTGGTCCGGCAACGAATCCTTGAACCGTTTTCAATTGGGGGCATCCGACATCCTCACCTTTCACAATTACGGCGATGCGGAGAGCCTTGCCAAAGACATCGAACGGTTCAAAGCGTTCGGCCGCCCGGTTATCTGCACGGAATGGTTGCGCCGCGGCAATAGCGAGGTCGCGACGAGCCTGCCCCTGTTCCAGAAGAATGGGGTGGGCTGCATCAACTGGGGCCTCGTGAGCGGCAAGACCCAGACCATCTACGCCTGGGGCACCCGGGAGGGCGCACCGGCGCCGGAACGGTGGTTTCACGATCTCCTTCATCCCGACGGGACGCCTTACGACCGCGCCGAAATCGCGTTGTTTCGTCAGTTGACGTTGGAAACCAATGGACCCCCGAGCAACAAGTAGGGGCCTGCTCCGGCGGGTGGGCACTGTTTGGTTCACCAAAGCAATGGAGTCGTCTCCCATAGCGCGTTTGGTCAGGCCCTGAATGCTCCGGCCAATGGTGCCGGGCGAGCACGCTGGCGATATTCCTCAGGCGAAGGCGATGGGATTATCATCAAGGCATAAGGAGGAAGGGTTGCGATGGCAGGTAGCGGGTTCAGGCGAAGCGATTTCTTGCGAGCAGCGTTCGTTGGCGGTGCGGCGCTGGCAGCGTCGTCTGTCGAGGGGGCGGCTTCCCGAAAACCGAGACCGCCCAACGTCGTTATCGTGCTCAGCGACGATCATGGCTATCGGTCCGTAGGCTACAACAACGCCGCGGTCAAAACGCCACACCTCGACCTGCTGGGGCATGAAGGTGTTGTCTTTGACCATGCCTATGTTGCTACGCCTATCTGCGCGGCGAGCCGTGCAAGTCTGCTGACCGGCCTCTTTCCCCAGCAGCACGGCGCGGTCGCTCTTGACTCGAGCGGATTCCGGGAGAACGTAGTTGACCGGCGCCGCCTTCCGACGGTGGCGCAGCTTCTGGCCAAGGCGGGCTACGACACCGCGTTCTGTGGAAAGTCCCACCTGGGACCGCCTCGTGATTACGGGTTTGCCGAGGGCGAGGAACTGAAGGACGCTACCGATGACCAGACTTTTTCGTTTGCGGCGCGGTTCATCGAGGGGCGGAAACACAACCCGAGGCCCTTCTTCCTTTGGGTGGCCGCCCGCCAGCCGCACATTCCGCTGAACCCGCCCGCGCAATGGATGGACCTTTACCGGGACGCGGAGATCCCCGTCGATCCGAACTTCCTCGAGTCGCCGCCTGCCGAGAGTGTTTTCAACCAGGGCTTGCCTGGCGAGCACTACTACCGCGACTCGGAGGGACGGAACAACTATGGCGGTCTCCCTGCCGGGCCGCCGCGTTCGAAGGAGCAGATCCGGGAGTTCACGCGGGCGTATTACGCCGTTATTTCGAGGCTGGATCATCAAATTGGGGATTTGGTCGAGCAGCTCAAAGCGGCCGGGGTCTACAAGAACACCGCTTTGATGTATCTATCGGACAATGGGTATCACTTGGGCAACCACGGGCTCGGCAACAAGATCACCATGCACGAGGAGTCGGTCCGCGTACCGATGTTGCTTCATTGGCCGCGGTTGAAGAAGACCGGCGTGCGAAATCGGGCCCTTGTGTCGTCCCTGGACGTGTTTCCGACACTGCTCGAGTTGGCGGGGGCGCCGATTCCGGACGGTTTGGCGGGCCTTTCGCTCGTACCGGTTCTCGAAGATCCTGCGCGGCCGCTGCGCGCATACGTCGCCAGCGAGTGCGTGGGCGTCGGGGGAAAGAGGGGCATGGGCCACCGCATGGTGCGCACGGCTCGATGGAAGTACATCCTGACCGACGCAAACGAGGAGGTGCTCTACGACGAGCAAGAGGACCCCTTCGAGATGGCAAACGTAGCCGCCGATGGAGCCAACCGTGCGGCCCTTCTGCAATTGCGCGGCTACATGAAGGAGTGGATGGAGCGCGTCGGCGATACCCACCTTCCGCCGCCCGATGTCTGACAGGCGGACATGCCGCTGAAGCTCTCGACGACGATTCCGGCAAGACTGGCCGGCTCCCTCTTCACGCAGCAACCGTGCGGGCTGGACTGCGCCCGGGCGCCGTCTTCACTGGCGCGGGAAACGGCGCGTTCAGTATGGAAGTTGCGCGGTGTTGCCGCCGGGGGAGTAGATGACCTTCCATTGAGGCCAGCTATACCAGATGCCATGGGCCCACGCAGTGAGGAGCAGCAGAATACATACGCACATAATCGCGAGACGCCTGACGCCGCCGGTACGCACCCGGGGCTCGCGGGACCGCAGGCCGGCGCGAACACGGCGAAGGCCAAAAACGCCGGCTGCCGCGAGCATGGCCAGCACCGGCACCAAGGGGAAATGCAGCCGGGCCTCGCCGAAAACGGCCGCGTGCAGAGCCGTGTAATAACCGAGCAGAAGGAGCAGCAGCCACAGGCCTGGCCCTTTTCGGCGGCCGAATACGGCCCCGACCACGGCAAATAGCGCAAGAAAGGCATACGGGCTCAGCAACACGATGAAAAACAGGGTGAGCATCAGCGGGGACAGCTCGCCGATGTAGTTGTAAGAGTAAGCGAAAATGAACATGCGGTGTTCCAGGCTCCAGAAGTGGGCAATTTTGAGCGGCACGAGAGCGAGCGCGCGATACGGGTGCGCACGAATGAACTCCATGGCGCGCGCCTTGCCCCAGTTGTGCATGATAACATCGCTCTCCGCCTCTTTTCTGAGGACCTTGTCGCGCAACATGTAGGCCATTTCGGTGGCGGCGTCCATGTCGAAACTTCCGTCAGCGTCTTCGCGGTAACCGATATAGAGGTTGTAACCGGTCAACGTATCGAGGTAGACGAACTGGCCCGTGACTTTGTAGTTGCGAACGGACCAGGGAGTGACCATGGCGAGCACGATGGCGGCCATCACCGCGCCCGACACCACCGTTCGCTTCCAGTCGCGGGTAGCAAGGAGAATCCACGCGACCACAAGCGGCATGAAGAATGTAAGAGAGGGACGCACGAGAATCGCCGCCCCGTAGAGGATCGCCGCGGGCGCCGCGCCGCGTAACAGCCCTTTTTCGGGAATCCGCAACGTGAACCACAAAGCCAGGAGCACGAGCGGAATGAAAATGTTCTCGGTGAGGAGGCCCAGGCTGTACAGAATGAGCGGCACGTAGAGCGCGACGAACACCGCGCTCAATCTGGCGGCGCGGCGCCCGAAGATGGGCCGGCACACGGCATACGTTGCCAGGGGATGCGCAGCCGCAATGAACGCTTGCACGAGCCGCGCGTAATAGAAGCTCTTGCCGAGCAGAAGGTAGATGCCCGCGAGAAAGAATGGATAGCCGGGCGGGCGGAATGCCGTGGCGAGCCCGAGATACCAGGCATACCCCTTGCCGTCGACAAGGCTCCTGGCGATCATGTCGTACTCGACTTCGTCGACCCCCAGGGGCGACCGGCCCAGCGCCAGCACGAACGCCAAACGCGGCGCCAGCGCCAATACATAGACGCCGAGCAGAAACGCCCAGTCCGGAATCGCGCCGAACAGTCTTCCCACCGCTTTACGGAACCTGGTCATATTTGTATCCTCCCTCATGCGGGACGAATCTATCCTGCACGGCGCCGCTCTTCCGCACAAGAGCCGCGTGGTTTCCGGTCTTCGGCGCCGGCGGAACCGTTGCTCACGCAAAACACGCTCTTCAGCCTCATGGCGCAGTCATCTCGAGCCGGCCCTTTCTTCTTCCGACACGATCTGGGTCCAGAACGTGAGTCCGGTCAGGTCGCGTCTGGGTTCGAAGAGGCTCGATACGAGATATGCCACGACAAACGTCAGCAGGTGACCGGCCAGGCCCACGTAATACACGTGTACGGGTTTCAGCAGCAATATCGCGGTCTCCCGGGAGCAGCCGAGACCGTGCATGAACTGCTCGGGCGTGATTCCCGCGAACTCGACGACCGCCATGTAGGTCGAGAAAATGAGCGTGGCCGCTATACCCACCGCGACGGAGCGGCCCGTGCCGCGCGTCGTGAGAAAGCCAAGTATGTACACGCCGAGGATGCCGCCGCCCAGAATGGACGCCAGCTTTGTCCCGAGATCCTGAAGGGTCAGGTTGCTCAAGGCATAGAACATCACCGCGCCGCCCATCATCAACAAGCAGGAGATTCCCGACGTCAGCCGCGCTGCGGCCACGTAGTGCCGCTCGCTGGCGGTCTTTACCATGTGGCGCCGGTAGAGGTCCGTCACAAACACCGCCGAGATGCCGCTTATGCTG
Coding sequences within:
- a CDS encoding glycosyltransferase family 39 protein, with translation MTRFRKAVGRLFGAIPDWAFLLGVYVLALAPRLAFVLALGRSPLGVDEVEYDMIARSLVDGKGYAWYLGLATAFRPPGYPFFLAGIYLLLGKSFYYARLVQAFIAAAHPLATYAVCRPIFGRRAARLSAVFVALYVPLILYSLGLLTENIFIPLVLLALWFTLRIPEKGLLRGAAPAAILYGAAILVRPSLTFFMPLVVAWILLATRDWKRTVVSGAVMAAIVLAMVTPWSVRNYKVTGQFVYLDTLTGYNLYIGYREDADGSFDMDAATEMAYMLRDKVLRKEAESDVIMHNWGKARAMEFIRAHPYRALALVPLKIAHFWSLEHRMFIFAYSYNYIGELSPLMLTLFFIVLLSPYAFLALFAVVGAVFGRRKGPGLWLLLLLLGYYTALHAAVFGEARLHFPLVPVLAMLAAAGVFGLRRVRAGLRSREPRVRTGGVRRLAIMCVCILLLLTAWAHGIWYSWPQWKVIYSPGGNTAQLPY
- a CDS encoding cellulase family glycosylhydrolase; translation: MAGRILVLSVFLLAGCAHHGPGEKEPEGTWSVEQGQAWGAKQPWLVGCNFIPSTAINQLEMWQEDTFDPATIDRELGWAADMGMNIVRVYLHDLAWQQDPEGFKARIDQFLAIADGHGIRPMFVIFDDCWNEDPKPGKQPEPRPSVHNSGWLQSPGKKVAGDPEQWGRLQAYVEDVVGTFAKDARILCWDLYNEPGNSGYGEASLPLLQKVFLWARSAEPTQPLTAGLWSGNESLNRFQLGASDILTFHNYGDAESLAKDIERFKAFGRPVICTEWLRRGNSEVATSLPLFQKNGVGCINWGLVSGKTQTIYAWGTREGAPAPERWFHDLLHPDGTPYDRAEIALFRQLTLETNGPPSNK
- a CDS encoding sulfatase; amino-acid sequence: MAGSGFRRSDFLRAAFVGGAALAASSVEGAASRKPRPPNVVIVLSDDHGYRSVGYNNAAVKTPHLDLLGHEGVVFDHAYVATPICAASRASLLTGLFPQQHGAVALDSSGFRENVVDRRRLPTVAQLLAKAGYDTAFCGKSHLGPPRDYGFAEGEELKDATDDQTFSFAARFIEGRKHNPRPFFLWVAARQPHIPLNPPAQWMDLYRDAEIPVDPNFLESPPAESVFNQGLPGEHYYRDSEGRNNYGGLPAGPPRSKEQIREFTRAYYAVISRLDHQIGDLVEQLKAAGVYKNTALMYLSDNGYHLGNHGLGNKITMHEESVRVPMLLHWPRLKKTGVRNRALVSSLDVFPTLLELAGAPIPDGLAGLSLVPVLEDPARPLRAYVASECVGVGGKRGMGHRMVRTARWKYILTDANEEVLYDEQEDPFEMANVAADGANRAALLQLRGYMKEWMERVGDTHLPPPDV